From Paraflavitalea devenefica, the proteins below share one genomic window:
- a CDS encoding heavy-metal-associated domain-containing protein encodes MKTIQFKTNIKCSGCIAKVSPELNKTVGRDNWKVNLESSDKVLTVSDEEVSETDIQEALAKVGYKAEKIG; translated from the coding sequence ATGAAAACAATACAATTCAAAACAAATATCAAATGTTCAGGGTGCATTGCCAAAGTATCTCCTGAATTAAACAAAACAGTAGGAAGGGACAACTGGAAGGTGAACCTGGAATCTTCTGATAAAGTACTTACTGTATCTGATGAAGAAGTGAGTGAAACCGACATTCAGGAAGCGCTTGCAAAGGTGGGGTATAAGGCTGAAAAGATCGGATAA
- a CDS encoding LA_2272 family surface repeat-containing protein, which yields MVRFIIITLIGLCGITVSSFAQEDSSAQNLYFVKKNRGLTFDQNDYQPGRSAFYIYRNCVYLIVLKDKRIVSMRVVDIRNDSIYYTPYLNARKTATNNDRIDTLALHPGQFKKIRMIGDRMFGLYAHYSLTRCSYVFVKGDTLKKFPVETTVSYTKDSSRSTTYELVPYLSAQGVGRLYDQRGQTYYFEGVNPQIDEDTNKKRKPFIAKKWVWFTPTNASKISGLNLGLQTMTLAENDTLIIRGMNISVDLLSVFASMYAAFHILQTPHPINYPDSVDKSDMTSEVTGLSLSGGGLVGDLRIRGVSINGGICAGIEMTGLHITGISTTCKEFKGVIISGLANRTIRGRGLQIALLNHCKNLKGIQLGLWNVNSKRSLPFINWDF from the coding sequence ATGGTTCGTTTTATTATCATCACACTGATAGGTTTATGCGGTATTACCGTAAGTTCCTTTGCACAGGAAGACAGCAGTGCCCAGAACCTGTATTTTGTAAAGAAAAACAGGGGGCTGACTTTCGATCAAAATGATTACCAGCCCGGCCGGAGCGCTTTTTATATTTACCGCAATTGTGTTTACCTTATTGTTTTAAAAGATAAGCGAATAGTGTCTATGCGGGTAGTTGATATACGTAACGACTCGATCTATTATACCCCTTATCTTAATGCCAGGAAAACGGCTACAAATAATGACCGTATTGATACACTGGCCCTGCACCCCGGACAGTTCAAAAAGATACGGATGATTGGCGACCGCATGTTCGGGCTTTATGCCCATTACTCTTTAACCAGGTGCAGCTATGTATTTGTAAAAGGTGATACCCTGAAAAAGTTCCCGGTGGAAACGACTGTATCCTACACCAAAGACAGCAGCCGCTCTACGACCTATGAACTGGTGCCATACCTTTCTGCACAGGGAGTGGGCAGGCTTTACGACCAACGCGGGCAGACTTATTACTTTGAGGGTGTGAACCCGCAGATTGATGAAGACACTAATAAAAAAAGAAAACCCTTTATTGCTAAAAAGTGGGTATGGTTCACTCCTACCAATGCCAGCAAAATAAGTGGGCTGAATCTTGGTCTGCAAACGATGACGCTTGCAGAGAATGACACACTAATCATACGGGGCATGAACATCAGCGTTGACCTGCTGAGTGTGTTTGCCAGTATGTATGCTGCTTTCCATATTTTGCAAACACCCCATCCTATCAATTACCCTGATTCAGTAGATAAATCAGATATGACGTCTGAGGTAACTGGCCTCAGCCTCAGTGGTGGTGGCCTGGTAGGCGATTTACGTATAAGAGGGGTCAGCATTAATGGAGGTATTTGCGCTGGTATAGAAATGACCGGTCTGCATATTACAGGTATCTCAACTACCTGCAAAGAATTTAAAGGTGTTATAATCAGTGGCCTGGCCAACAGGACCATCAGGGGCAGAGGTTTGCAGATAGCATTGCTGAATCATTGCAAGAACCTGAAAGGCATACAACTGGGCCTATGGAATGTAAACAGTAAACGTTCCCTTCCTTTTATTAACTGGGATTTTTAA
- a CDS encoding N-acetylmuramoyl-L-alanine amidase family protein, with the protein MRKSITLLLFFGALAALVSFTGKSPEGRQKSVLATIVVDAGHGGPARGAKGLFSYEADVALAISLKLGQRIQEVFPDTRVVYTRTSDTVFGVNVDARTANRMRAELANEVKGDLFLSIHCNATPQKAGGWYAKRTIGYKTKTITVGKGAKKRKKTVKVPITENYWVKNERHGTETYIWAADRSGVKSTYINPDESAEFSEDSTSSGSAPHLDMNSPEAKIRAQLYEKKYFGKSLMLANMVEEEFAKGGRASGGVKQRNWEQIWVLQATGMPSILVETGFITNEEEEKYLNSEEGQAEVVESIITALKKYKETLEGTNTKVENGGQKSDSLPPSNQ; encoded by the coding sequence ATGAGAAAATCCATAACTCTTTTATTGTTTTTTGGCGCACTGGCAGCCCTTGTATCCTTTACCGGCAAATCGCCGGAAGGCCGCCAGAAATCGGTACTGGCTACTATTGTGGTAGATGCAGGTCATGGCGGCCCGGCCCGGGGCGCCAAGGGGCTATTTTCCTACGAAGCGGATGTGGCCCTGGCCATTTCTTTAAAACTGGGACAGCGTATCCAGGAGGTATTTCCTGATACCCGTGTGGTGTACACCCGTACTTCCGATACCGTTTTTGGCGTGAATGTGGACGCCCGGACCGCCAACCGCATGCGTGCCGAACTGGCCAATGAGGTGAAAGGCGACCTGTTCCTGAGCATCCATTGCAATGCCACGCCACAAAAAGCAGGAGGCTGGTATGCCAAGCGCACGATTGGTTATAAAACGAAAACCATTACCGTAGGTAAAGGCGCCAAGAAAAGAAAGAAAACAGTGAAAGTGCCCATTACCGAAAATTACTGGGTAAAGAATGAACGGCACGGCACAGAGACCTATATCTGGGCGGCTGACCGCAGCGGGGTAAAGAGCACATATATCAATCCGGATGAAAGTGCCGAATTTTCAGAAGACAGCACCAGCAGCGGCAGTGCCCCTCATCTCGATATGAATTCTCCCGAAGCAAAGATCAGGGCTCAATTGTATGAGAAAAAGTATTTTGGCAAAAGCCTGATGCTGGCCAATATGGTAGAAGAAGAATTTGCCAAGGGAGGCCGCGCGAGTGGTGGTGTAAAGCAACGGAACTGGGAGCAAATATGGGTATTACAGGCCACCGGCATGCCCAGCATCCTGGTAGAAACCGGCTTTATTACCAATGAGGAGGAAGAAAAATACCTCAATAGCGAAGAAGGCCAGGCAGAAGTTGTAGAAAGCATTATTACTGCGCTCAAAAAATATAAGGAAACCCTGGAAGGAACGAATACGAAGGTAGAGAACGGAGGTCAGAAGTCAGACTCGCTGCCCCCCTCCAACCAATAA
- a CDS encoding dienelactone hydrolase family protein has product MNQQIINLFDEYTHKPLRREDFIKRLVLLTGSMTAAMTALSQLEVKYDNAVTISPQDDRITTEYITYPGDETTMKGYFAKPKKEGKYAAVVVIHENRGLNPHIEDVTRRVALAGYLALGVDALSPLGGTPKEEDQARGLFAQLDAKKNLNNFAKAFDYLKGRKDCTGKTGCVGFCWGGALANQLAVNVPDLKAAVAFYGRQPDAADVSRIKAAVQLHYGGLDERVNAGIPAYEEALKKAGITYELYTYEGANHAFHNDTAPTRYNEAAAKLAWERTLKFFGDKLK; this is encoded by the coding sequence ATGAACCAGCAGATCATCAACCTCTTTGATGAATACACCCATAAACCCCTGCGGCGGGAAGATTTCATCAAACGGCTGGTATTGCTCACCGGCAGCATGACCGCAGCCATGACAGCCCTGTCGCAACTGGAAGTAAAGTACGACAATGCGGTAACCATTTCGCCACAGGACGACCGCATTACTACCGAATACATTACTTATCCCGGCGATGAGACTACGATGAAAGGCTATTTTGCCAAACCTAAAAAAGAAGGTAAGTATGCCGCCGTGGTGGTGATCCATGAAAACCGTGGCCTCAATCCCCATATTGAAGATGTTACCCGCCGGGTGGCCCTGGCCGGATACCTGGCCCTCGGTGTGGACGCTTTATCGCCCCTGGGCGGAACGCCCAAGGAAGAAGACCAGGCCCGCGGACTATTTGCCCAACTGGATGCCAAAAAGAACCTGAATAATTTTGCCAAGGCCTTTGACTACCTGAAAGGAAGAAAGGACTGCACCGGCAAAACCGGTTGTGTGGGCTTTTGCTGGGGCGGCGCGCTGGCCAATCAACTGGCCGTGAATGTGCCCGACCTGAAAGCGGCAGTAGCCTTCTATGGCCGTCAGCCCGATGCTGCCGATGTATCCAGGATCAAAGCCGCTGTACAACTCCATTATGGCGGACTGGATGAGCGGGTGAATGCCGGCATACCTGCCTATGAAGAAGCCTTGAAGAAGGCGGGTATTACTTATGAGCTTTATACCTACGAAGGCGCCAATCACGCTTTCCACAATGATACGGCCCCCACGCGGTATAATGAAGCCGCCGCCAAACTGGCCTGGGAAAGGACCCTGAAATTCTTTGGAGATAAGCTGAAGTAG
- the xseA gene encoding exodeoxyribonuclease VII large subunit: MITIPALQLSELTYQIEAVLKDRFEGQYYWVVAEISGHKFQPAKGFHYFDLVEKQVGSTGLKAKISAAAWTTGARQISVFERITGQRFTDGLQVLIKVSIDYSPVYGLKLTLLDIDAGYTIGQLEQQKQATLQRLLTECSAYIQKIGDSYITVNKQLPLPIVLQRIAVVTAQTSAGYQDFHHTLLNNQYGYHFFIDTYFTTVQGEVNAAQIKERLLDVFTSGKPYDAVVIIRGGGASTDFLVFDTFILGQVTAKFPIPIITGIGHQHNETIVDLMAHTPLKTPTKVAEFLIAHNRVFEDRINLLQHKLLVKVQQWVADKKSELVTTERQLLHEAQAGLHRYHRELDAIGHELTIKPAILFNSKQKDLSNINHQLRFSGYRLLSHERESIQGLEKLLQVLHPASILKRGFALVSYQGRITTDASLLPVGADINVLLDNTNISTTIKAKQPADERSTDL, from the coding sequence ATGATAACAATACCAGCCCTCCAGTTATCGGAACTTACCTACCAGATTGAAGCCGTGCTAAAAGACCGGTTTGAAGGGCAGTATTATTGGGTAGTGGCGGAGATCTCAGGCCATAAATTCCAGCCGGCGAAAGGGTTTCATTATTTTGACCTGGTAGAAAAACAGGTGGGTTCCACCGGCCTGAAGGCAAAGATCAGTGCGGCGGCCTGGACAACAGGCGCCCGGCAGATCAGCGTTTTTGAAAGGATCACCGGCCAGCGTTTTACCGATGGGTTGCAGGTGCTGATCAAGGTGTCTATTGATTATAGCCCGGTGTATGGGCTGAAGCTCACCCTGCTGGATATTGACGCCGGCTATACCATCGGGCAGTTAGAGCAACAGAAACAAGCCACCCTGCAGCGTTTGTTAACCGAATGCAGCGCCTATATTCAAAAGATTGGAGATAGTTATATTACTGTCAATAAGCAACTTCCACTGCCTATTGTGTTGCAGCGCATTGCGGTAGTAACCGCACAAACATCAGCCGGCTACCAGGATTTCCACCATACCCTGCTCAATAACCAATACGGTTACCATTTTTTTATAGATACTTATTTTACCACGGTACAGGGAGAGGTGAATGCCGCACAGATCAAAGAAAGACTGTTGGACGTTTTTACCTCCGGAAAACCTTATGACGCAGTAGTCATTATCCGGGGCGGTGGCGCTTCTACTGATTTCCTGGTCTTTGATACATTTATATTGGGACAGGTTACCGCCAAGTTCCCTATTCCCATTATTACCGGTATTGGCCACCAGCACAATGAAACGATTGTAGACCTGATGGCCCATACCCCGCTTAAAACGCCCACTAAAGTGGCAGAGTTCCTTATTGCGCACAACCGGGTTTTTGAAGACAGGATCAACCTGCTGCAGCATAAGTTACTGGTCAAAGTACAACAATGGGTGGCTGATAAAAAATCGGAACTGGTCACTACAGAAAGGCAATTACTGCATGAAGCACAGGCCGGCCTGCACCGTTATCATCGTGAGCTGGATGCAATCGGCCATGAACTGACTATTAAGCCAGCCATCCTGTTCAACAGCAAGCAGAAAGACCTCTCCAATATCAATCACCAGCTCCGGTTTTCCGGCTACCGGCTCCTCTCGCATGAGCGGGAGTCCATACAAGGGTTAGAAAAGCTGTTGCAGGTACTGCATCCGGCCAGCATTCTTAAAAGAGGGTTCGCTCTGGTATCCTACCAGGGCAGGATTACAACAGATGCCAGTTTGCTGCCGGTGGGGGCAGACATTAATGTTCTTTTAGACAATACCAATATTTCCACCACCATCAAAGCTAAACAACCAGCCGATGAAAGAAGCACTGACCTATGA
- a CDS encoding acyltransferase family protein, whose amino-acid sequence MRNLHGHINRNFGLDVCRCLAVSMVLFVHSNQHIFKTPFPFLWYLPIGGVELFFSLSGFLIGSILLGLFDSQSVSLRDIVVFWTKRWLRTLPLYYVLYLVYLILYNQLIHPISFDVRYLLFLHNFTTPPPAFFGESSTLSIEEWFYFTVPLLIYIVLFLAKQLKKTFLSGTQAYSIGAVALIIFSVLMRGQYMNTGRFIAVTVIFRMDAIAYGLLMAYYSKCIARMPNQRAASVIAAGTVLWFIAAIIRLKYFYGFAEQCYYLFSGIGTALVVLGFHYFSFRKRPRIIPYISKISYSIYLVHFTGVITPLVYFFPRKDKADEWLMLLLALVLTFLLASLTYYFIERPFLRLRTLWFPQKAKSAVINLHNETLREPSGISSL is encoded by the coding sequence ATGAGAAACCTGCACGGTCATATCAACCGGAACTTTGGTCTCGATGTTTGCCGTTGCCTGGCTGTGAGTATGGTCCTGTTTGTGCATAGCAACCAGCATATCTTTAAGACCCCTTTCCCTTTTTTGTGGTATTTACCTATTGGCGGAGTAGAGCTTTTTTTCTCCCTGAGTGGCTTTTTGATCGGGAGTATCCTGCTTGGTTTATTCGATAGCCAATCCGTGTCTCTCAGGGATATCGTTGTATTCTGGACCAAACGCTGGTTAAGGACACTGCCTTTGTATTATGTCCTGTACCTTGTTTACCTGATACTCTACAACCAGTTAATCCACCCCATTTCCTTCGATGTTCGTTACTTATTGTTTCTGCACAATTTTACTACTCCTCCGCCGGCATTTTTCGGCGAATCTTCCACCCTCAGTATTGAGGAATGGTTTTATTTTACAGTACCTTTATTGATCTACATTGTATTATTCCTGGCGAAACAATTAAAAAAAACTTTCCTGTCAGGTACTCAGGCGTATAGCATAGGTGCCGTTGCTCTAATCATTTTTAGCGTACTTATGCGAGGGCAATATATGAACACAGGCCGCTTTATTGCCGTAACGGTGATCTTTAGAATGGATGCTATTGCTTATGGTCTCCTGATGGCATATTATTCGAAATGTATTGCACGAATGCCGAACCAAAGGGCAGCTTCTGTCATCGCTGCAGGCACCGTTCTTTGGTTCATAGCAGCCATTATCAGGCTCAAATACTTCTATGGATTTGCTGAGCAATGTTATTATTTGTTCAGTGGTATTGGGACTGCACTGGTCGTGCTGGGCTTCCATTATTTTTCATTCAGGAAACGACCCCGTATTATTCCATACATTAGCAAGATATCTTACTCCATTTATTTAGTGCATTTCACGGGTGTTATCACTCCACTCGTTTATTTTTTTCCCAGGAAGGATAAGGCAGACGAGTGGCTGATGCTGTTACTGGCATTGGTATTGACATTTTTGCTTGCATCCCTGACCTATTATTTTATTGAAAGGCCTTTCCTGCGATTACGGACGCTATGGTTCCCCCAAAAAGCAAAAAGTGCTGTAATAAACCTGCATAACGAGACATTGCGTGAGCCATCCGGTATCTCTTCATTATGA
- a CDS encoding proline dehydrogenase family protein, which produces MDNPLPAISFDNTEYAFAYKTDQELKKASFLFSSMGRQSLVKLGTRFTPWAIRVGLPVKGLIRNTIFKQFVGGETLEETARVADKLEQFGVQVILDYGVEGKEGEENFDHACEEFIRVINYAATQHNMPFMSIKVTGFARFALLEKLDAAATDKSGYEGRVHTEVLNEEEKAEWQRVVDRMHRIISAAAAKNIGVLVDAEETWIQDPVDALTMQMMELYNLEKVTVFNTIQLYRHDRLAFLKDSFSQAVQKRFILGAKLVRGAYMEKERKRAEEMGYPSPIQPNKEASDRDYNSGVEFCIEHLDRISLIVASHNEYSNLRAAELLDQKGLPHNHPHIHFSQLYGMSDNITFNLAKAGLSVSKYLPFGPIHDVIPYLMRRAQENSSVSGQTGRELGLIKKELKRRKI; this is translated from the coding sequence ATGGATAATCCTCTCCCCGCTATTTCTTTTGACAATACCGAATATGCCTTTGCTTATAAAACAGACCAGGAATTAAAGAAAGCCAGTTTTCTCTTTTCCAGTATGGGCCGCCAGTCGCTGGTAAAGCTGGGCACCCGTTTTACGCCCTGGGCCATCCGGGTGGGCCTGCCTGTGAAAGGGCTCATCCGCAATACTATTTTCAAGCAATTCGTAGGAGGGGAGACCCTGGAAGAAACAGCCCGCGTGGCTGACAAGCTGGAACAGTTTGGCGTACAGGTGATCCTGGACTATGGCGTAGAAGGCAAGGAAGGAGAGGAGAACTTTGACCATGCCTGTGAAGAGTTTATCCGGGTGATCAATTATGCTGCTACCCAGCATAATATGCCTTTCATGAGTATTAAGGTAACCGGTTTTGCCCGCTTTGCACTGCTGGAGAAGCTGGATGCGGCAGCTACGGATAAAAGTGGTTATGAAGGCCGTGTACATACCGAGGTGCTCAATGAAGAAGAGAAAGCCGAATGGCAACGGGTCGTGGACCGCATGCACAGGATCATCAGCGCCGCCGCTGCCAAAAATATAGGTGTACTGGTAGATGCTGAAGAAACCTGGATCCAGGATCCTGTAGATGCGCTGACCATGCAGATGATGGAGCTCTATAACCTGGAGAAAGTGACTGTTTTCAACACCATTCAATTATACCGTCACGACAGGCTGGCTTTCCTGAAGGACAGTTTTAGCCAGGCCGTGCAAAAAAGGTTTATCCTGGGCGCCAAGCTCGTACGTGGCGCTTACATGGAGAAAGAAAGAAAACGCGCAGAAGAAATGGGCTATCCATCACCCATACAGCCCAATAAGGAAGCCAGTGACCGGGATTATAACAGCGGCGTGGAGTTTTGTATAGAACACCTGGACAGGATCTCCCTGATCGTTGCCTCCCACAATGAGTACAGCAACCTGCGTGCTGCTGAATTGCTGGACCAGAAAGGATTGCCGCACAATCATCCGCATATACACTTTTCCCAGTTGTATGGCATGAGTGATAATATCACCTTCAACCTGGCCAAAGCCGGGCTTTCTGTCAGTAAATACCTGCCCTTCGGGCCTATTCATGATGTAATACCCTATCTCATGCGCCGGGCGCAGGAGAACTCTTCTGTCTCCGGCCAAACCGGGAGAGAGCTGGGACTGATTAAGAAAGAATTAAAAAGAAGGAAGATCTGA
- a CDS encoding LA_2272 family surface repeat-containing protein, whose protein sequence is MTGSSFAQEDSDQNLYFVRKNGEVIFEKNDYQPGRNAFYIYRNCVYTFVLADKKTVPARVIDIRNDSIYYTRYTGIATKSNGSRDTLALHPGQLKKIRMPSDQAFGIYTSYSLVKGQYVFEKSREPKTFPFRTETEYSADGSHSTTYDLIPYLTQQGLDKVYEQRETASYYEGTSKQRFEDTLKKNMPPVIKKWAWVTPTNVNKISGLNIGLQTWTLADNDSLVIHGVNLNADLLTTFVVGYAIARLTRADLPDTVDKTNMKSKIAGLSISGGGVIGDFKMCGLAINGIVSGVTEVNGVQITCLLNVNQEFKGVMIGGLCNASTKGRGLQISLFNLCKDFKGVQVGLWNVNNKRKLPLINWNF, encoded by the coding sequence ATGACCGGAAGCAGCTTTGCACAGGAAGACAGCGACCAGAATCTTTATTTTGTCCGGAAGAACGGTGAGGTAATTTTCGAAAAGAATGATTACCAGCCTGGCAGGAATGCCTTTTATATTTACCGGAACTGCGTTTATACTTTTGTTTTAGCAGATAAAAAGACAGTACCAGCCCGTGTGATCGATATACGGAATGACTCAATCTATTACACCCGTTACACTGGCATCGCCACTAAAAGCAATGGCTCCAGGGATACACTGGCCCTGCATCCCGGACAGCTTAAAAAGATAAGGATGCCCAGTGACCAGGCCTTCGGGATCTATACAAGTTATTCCTTAGTGAAAGGCCAGTATGTGTTTGAAAAAAGCCGGGAACCCAAAACCTTCCCGTTCAGGACAGAAACGGAATATTCCGCAGATGGCAGCCATTCCACTACTTATGATCTTATACCTTATCTCACGCAACAAGGGCTTGACAAGGTTTACGAGCAGCGCGAAACAGCTTCCTATTATGAAGGCACCAGTAAACAACGTTTTGAAGACACCCTCAAAAAGAACATGCCCCCGGTCATTAAAAAATGGGCCTGGGTCACCCCTACCAATGTGAACAAAATAAGCGGCCTGAATATCGGCCTTCAAACATGGACGCTTGCCGATAATGATTCGCTGGTAATACATGGGGTAAACCTGAATGCCGACTTATTAACTACGTTCGTTGTTGGGTATGCTATTGCTCGTCTTACCAGAGCTGATCTGCCCGATACCGTAGATAAAACGAATATGAAGAGTAAGATAGCGGGGCTCAGCATTAGCGGCGGTGGAGTGATAGGTGATTTCAAGATGTGCGGACTGGCCATCAATGGCATTGTGAGTGGAGTAACTGAAGTCAACGGTGTGCAGATCACCTGTCTGCTCAATGTAAACCAGGAGTTCAAAGGGGTAATGATCGGCGGACTCTGTAATGCATCCACTAAAGGCAGGGGGCTGCAGATAAGCCTGTTCAATTTGTGCAAGGATTTTAAAGGTGTACAGGTGGGCTTATGGAACGTGAACAATAAACGAAAGCTACCATTGATTAACTGGAATTTCTAA
- the xseB gene encoding exodeoxyribonuclease VII small subunit — translation MKEALTYEAAYEELKEIAADIEAETVSVDVLAEKLKRASFLLEFCKARLKSTEQEVSNIIQQMNKDTDEPD, via the coding sequence ATGAAAGAAGCACTGACCTATGAGGCAGCCTACGAAGAATTAAAAGAAATAGCGGCAGATATTGAGGCGGAAACAGTATCGGTAGATGTATTGGCCGAAAAGCTGAAAAGGGCCTCCTTCCTGCTGGAGTTTTGCAAAGCCAGGCTGAAGAGTACGGAACAGGAAGTAAGCAATATTATACAGCAGATGAATAAAGATACGGATGAACCGGATTAA
- a CDS encoding mandelate racemase/muconate lactonizing enzyme family protein, whose translation MKITHTEIWKFSIPMHPFTIATGTMHFAQNTFIRVHTDAGMYGVGECSAFPMIAGETQNTCFEMAKDFAALWKGKEAMSISDRLRELDAFTAFNSTVKSAFDMALYDLAAKQAGVPLYRYLGGKQKELETDLTIGIDTPGKMAAAATGFIQRGVRIIKIKLGKDAREDVERIRQIREAVGADILLRIDANQGWSYEDALYALTTMGPYNIQFCEQPMRHWDDHHLPALRKQSPIKIMADESVFDHHDAQRLITADACDYVNIKFAKSGGIAEAIKINKVCADHKIPCMMGGMLESRVALTAFGHFALAHDNVIFYDMDTCMLGHKADPVTGGVQYKGFFLEVPEAAGIGADADNTFLKNCQSVTI comes from the coding sequence ATGAAAATTACACATACTGAGATCTGGAAGTTCAGCATCCCCATGCATCCATTTACCATTGCTACCGGTACGATGCATTTTGCCCAAAATACTTTTATACGGGTGCATACGGATGCAGGCATGTATGGCGTGGGGGAATGTTCAGCCTTTCCCATGATTGCCGGGGAAACACAGAACACCTGTTTTGAAATGGCGAAAGATTTTGCGGCGCTTTGGAAAGGAAAAGAGGCGATGTCCATTAGCGACAGGCTGCGGGAGCTGGATGCTTTTACGGCATTCAACAGTACGGTCAAGAGCGCCTTTGATATGGCCCTGTACGACCTGGCAGCTAAACAGGCCGGAGTGCCTTTGTACAGGTACCTGGGCGGTAAACAGAAAGAGCTGGAAACCGATCTTACCATTGGCATTGATACGCCCGGGAAGATGGCAGCAGCAGCCACCGGTTTTATACAACGGGGAGTACGCATTATCAAAATAAAGCTGGGCAAAGATGCCCGGGAAGATGTGGAGCGTATCCGGCAGATACGGGAGGCCGTAGGTGCTGATATCCTGCTGCGCATTGACGCCAACCAGGGCTGGAGTTATGAAGATGCGCTATATGCCCTTACTACCATGGGGCCCTACAATATCCAGTTTTGCGAGCAACCCATGCGCCACTGGGACGATCACCATTTACCCGCCTTAAGAAAACAATCGCCCATCAAGATCATGGCCGATGAAAGCGTTTTTGACCATCACGATGCACAACGTTTAATAACAGCGGATGCCTGCGATTATGTGAATATCAAATTTGCCAAATCGGGCGGTATAGCAGAAGCCATAAAGATCAACAAGGTTTGTGCAGATCATAAGATCCCCTGTATGATGGGCGGCATGCTGGAAAGCCGGGTGGCGTTAACCGCCTTTGGGCATTTTGCGCTGGCGCATGACAATGTGATTTTCTATGATATGGATACCTGTATGCTGGGGCATAAGGCTGACCCTGTAACAGGTGGCGTGCAGTATAAGGGGTTCTTCCTGGAAGTGCCGGAGGCAGCGGGGATCGGGGCTGATGCGGACAATACATTCCTTAAGAATTGCCAATCCGTGACTATTTAG